A genomic region of Candidatus Atribacteria bacterium ADurb.Bin276 contains the following coding sequences:
- the mucD_2 gene encoding putative periplasmic serine endoprotease DegP-like precursor encodes MKKYLFRIVLILIVLFILSNISFSQADLVSLVKKVKPTIVAIYTFNNQGQSLMQGSGFFINNQGDVITNWHVIESAHSAVVKTFEGNSYLVKEALGGSKESDLALLSVDIRNDSVQGLPISHSTPEIGERVLVMGNPLALEFSVSDGIIAAIRNIPEYSNGEVIQITAPISPGSSGSPVMNMQGEVIAIAFYVYFHGENLNFAIPSQRVIDIINNKRPNPISLAQLSAVDFKIFEDSSHRFFVSYPSNWEPVTQNYQNQIINGFLAPTDSQNDSFRENLNVIVETYQSPVQLADYYQWNINQLKAFPDIQFLGNYDGFVSGVPSKILIYSRSQSGKNLTFSQVYLVQGNKGYILTFTAESNRYQVYQPIFQQMMDRFRLNTNF; translated from the coding sequence GTGAAAAAATATTTGTTCCGAATAGTATTAATTTTAATTGTCTTGTTCATTTTATCAAACATATCCTTTTCCCAAGCCGATCTAGTTTCTCTGGTAAAAAAAGTAAAACCTACGATTGTGGCTATCTATACATTTAATAATCAAGGTCAAAGCTTAATGCAAGGAAGTGGCTTCTTTATAAATAACCAAGGAGATGTCATCACCAATTGGCACGTTATTGAAAGTGCTCATAGTGCCGTGGTAAAAACCTTTGAAGGTAATTCCTATTTAGTAAAAGAGGCTCTAGGTGGAAGCAAAGAAAGTGACTTGGCTTTACTTTCAGTAGATATCCGAAATGATTCAGTTCAAGGTCTTCCAATTTCTCATTCAACCCCTGAAATTGGTGAAAGGGTATTGGTCATGGGAAATCCTTTAGCTCTTGAGTTTAGCGTATCGGATGGAATTATTGCTGCAATAAGAAATATTCCCGAATACTCAAATGGAGAAGTCATACAAATAACCGCTCCGATTTCTCCTGGTTCCAGCGGGAGTCCAGTGATGAATATGCAGGGTGAAGTAATCGCTATTGCTTTTTATGTCTATTTTCACGGAGAAAATCTTAATTTTGCTATTCCCAGTCAAAGAGTGATAGATATTATTAATAATAAAAGACCTAATCCAATTTCTTTGGCTCAATTATCAGCTGTGGATTTTAAAATTTTTGAGGATTCTTCACATAGATTTTTTGTTAGTTATCCTTCCAATTGGGAACCGGTTACCCAGAATTATCAAAACCAGATTATCAATGGCTTCCTTGCCCCAACAGACAGTCAAAATGATAGTTTTCGTGAAAATCTAAATGTTATTGTTGAAACCTATCAATCCCCAGTTCAATTAGCTGATTATTACCAATGGAATATCAATCAATTAAAAGCTTTCCCCGATATCCAATTTTTAGGGAATTATGATGGTTTTGTTTCGGGTGTTCCCAGCAAAATACTAATTTATAGTCGTTCTCAAAGCGGAAAAAACCTGACTTTTTCACAAGTTTATTTGGTTCAAGGAAATAAAGGATATATTTTAACCTTCACTGCAGAATCTAATAGGTACCAAGTTTATCAACCAATTTTCCAACAAATGATGGATCGTTTCCGATTAAATACTAATTTTTAA
- the copZ gene encoding Copper chaperone CopZ → MKLKIEGMSCQHCVARVQKALQEVPGVLAVSVDLKKGEADITVKDGVTPQSLISAIKNAGYESKVI, encoded by the coding sequence ATGAAATTAAAAATCGAAGGCATGAGTTGCCAACATTGTGTCGCGAGAGTACAAAAAGCGCTTCAGGAAGTTCCTGGTGTTTTAGCTGTTAGTGTCGATTTAAAAAAGGGTGAAGCCGATATAACCGTCAAAGATGGAGTTACGCCTCAATCCCTGATTTCGGCAATTAAAAATGCCGGTTATGAATCCAAAGTTATATAA
- a CDS encoding putative oxidoreductase has protein sequence MEFIEIFEMKMPVIGLGTWNLRGKECFEATISALEIGYRHIDTAEMYENESEIGEAITQSLVPRNEIFLTTKVWSTHLQYQDVIHSLENSLKKLKTDYVDLLLIHWPNPNISLSETFKAMNYLKNKEMLKFIGLSNFNKDLLMKAQKISFLPIMNVQVEYHPFLDQKSILSYCQKNNISLTAYCPIARGRDLNNPTLEKIASKYEKTVPQIMLRWLIQQKNVVAIPKAKSAEHQKLNFDIFDFQLSSDDMYTIFQLNRGQRLVKG, from the coding sequence ATGGAATTTATTGAAATATTTGAAATGAAAATGCCAGTGATTGGTCTTGGAACTTGGAATTTGAGAGGGAAAGAATGTTTTGAAGCAACCATTTCTGCCCTTGAGATTGGTTACCGACATATCGATACTGCTGAAATGTATGAAAACGAGAGTGAAATTGGGGAAGCCATAACTCAATCGTTGGTTCCTCGTAACGAAATATTTCTAACTACCAAAGTTTGGTCCACTCATCTTCAATACCAAGATGTAATCCATTCTTTAGAAAATAGTTTAAAAAAACTGAAAACCGATTATGTTGACTTGTTACTCATTCATTGGCCGAACCCAAATATCTCCTTATCTGAGACTTTTAAAGCGATGAACTATCTAAAAAATAAGGAGATGCTTAAATTTATTGGACTAAGCAATTTTAATAAAGATCTTCTCATGAAAGCCCAAAAAATATCTTTTTTGCCTATAATGAATGTCCAGGTTGAATACCATCCCTTTCTCGACCAAAAATCCATATTGAGTTACTGTCAAAAAAATAATATTTCATTAACTGCTTACTGTCCCATTGCCCGGGGTCGGGACCTTAATAATCCAACCTTGGAAAAAATTGCTAGCAAATATGAGAAAACAGTTCCACAAATTATGCTCCGTTGGTTAATCCAGCAAAAAAACGTGGTTGCTATCCCTAAAGCAAAAAGTGCAGAGCATCAGAAGTTAAATTTTGACATTTTTGATTTTCAGTTATCCTCTGATGATATGTATACCATTTTTCAATTAAATCGTGGCCAAAGATTGGTTAAAGGATAA
- the gdhA_3 gene encoding Glutamate dehydrogenase: MTTSRSYNPYENMLQLLDSAADQLELNLDDYISLRYPERELTVSFPVEMDNGHVEMFTGYRVQHSSSRGPCKGGLRFAPDVTIDEVKALAAWMTWKCAVVNIPYGGAKGAVRCDPSKLTKKELMQITRRYTAMILPLIGPEKDIPAPDLNTNADVMGWIMDTYSMFKGFCVPGVVTGKPIEIGGSLGRREATGSGVAFITNEIAKKTNIDLTYSSVAIQGFGNVGQAAAYLLNKEGCRIVAVSDISSSFYREEGLNIQDMIEYTNHHPHHLLEGYTAPGVSVINNQDLLNLKVDFLIPAAKENQITSENAGKVQAKVIVEAANGPTTFNADTILKERNIIVVPDILANAGGVVVSYFEWVQNIQSLMWDENEVNALLLKIMSKAFDEVWNLHLKYHSSLRMAAYMLALNRVVKAKKLRGIFP; encoded by the coding sequence ATGACTACAAGTCGAAGCTATAATCCATACGAAAACATGTTGCAACTACTCGATTCTGCTGCCGACCAACTTGAGTTGAATCTTGATGATTACATCTCACTTCGCTATCCTGAAAGAGAACTTACGGTTTCTTTCCCGGTTGAAATGGATAACGGACATGTCGAAATGTTTACTGGTTATCGAGTTCAACATTCCAGCAGCAGAGGTCCTTGTAAAGGAGGACTACGATTTGCACCTGATGTAACGATTGATGAAGTAAAGGCTTTGGCTGCCTGGATGACTTGGAAGTGTGCTGTAGTTAATATACCTTATGGTGGAGCAAAGGGAGCTGTTCGCTGTGATCCTTCAAAGCTAACAAAAAAAGAACTCATGCAAATAACTCGCCGTTATACTGCAATGATTCTTCCATTAATCGGTCCAGAAAAGGATATTCCAGCTCCTGACCTCAATACCAATGCCGATGTTATGGGATGGATTATGGACACCTATAGCATGTTCAAGGGTTTCTGTGTACCAGGTGTTGTAACTGGTAAACCAATTGAAATCGGTGGCTCACTGGGAAGAAGGGAAGCAACTGGAAGTGGCGTCGCTTTCATTACCAACGAAATAGCCAAAAAAACAAATATTGATTTAACTTATTCATCGGTAGCGATTCAAGGGTTTGGCAATGTAGGCCAAGCCGCTGCCTATCTTTTAAATAAAGAAGGCTGTCGAATTGTGGCGGTAAGTGATATAAGTAGCTCTTTCTATAGAGAAGAAGGCCTTAATATTCAAGACATGATTGAATATACCAACCATCATCCTCACCATCTTCTCGAGGGCTATACCGCTCCTGGAGTATCGGTTATAAACAACCAAGACCTTTTGAATCTCAAAGTCGATTTTCTCATTCCAGCAGCAAAAGAAAATCAAATCACTTCTGAAAATGCAGGAAAAGTTCAAGCCAAGGTTATCGTTGAAGCTGCGAATGGACCAACCACTTTCAACGCTGATACCATTTTAAAAGAAAGAAATATTATTGTTGTTCCCGATATTTTGGCTAATGCAGGAGGAGTTGTGGTATCCTACTTTGAATGGGTTCAAAATATCCAATCTTTGATGTGGGATGAAAACGAAGTAAATGCTCTTTTATTAAAAATAATGAGCAAAGCTTTTGATGAGGTTTGGAATCTTCATTTGAAATATCATAGCTCTTTGCGAATGGCAGCCTACATGCTGGCACTAAATCGAGTAGTAAAAGCTAAAAAACTGAGGGGGATTTTCCCTTGA
- a CDS encoding Trimethylamine methyltransferase (MTTB) → MQLTDLKVLSENEILTIHENSLVILESVGLRVESKKILDLLQKKSCIVNFENERVKFPPSIVEECLSTLPSQIPIFKRDGDLAFILGDGGRYCVSGHNAVFVLVNETGERRNSTVKDVENFAILSDKLSEVDMVGVPVMPQDVTPQTTLLYAIQAILENSKKPIFFSSESEIINQAVIDMGKVITGKEKLKGCSPMISQLSTTSPLYWERGAVEALYIVAQEGIPLDLLPQPIAGVTAPYTLAGLLTVHNTEVLSGIIISQLIHPGTPVIYGAAWTTYEMKQANVLIGRPESSLLRIAGAQMAHYYNIPSHTTAPDNDANSHDEQAAWEKMLSTLAGIIGANDMIVNLGMFGTGMTISLEQLVMDNEMCRIAKRFRQGIEVNKDTLALDSILQVGPRGEYLTSEHTLHHLRSGEHVPLDVSNGTNFEVWKQKGSKNTTEKSSDLVSSILLGGCQNPLSQDKQKAIQSIINQYEKKLGLR, encoded by the coding sequence ATGCAATTAACCGATTTAAAGGTTCTTTCTGAAAATGAAATTTTGACAATTCACGAAAATTCCTTGGTTATACTTGAATCGGTTGGTCTTCGTGTCGAAAGCAAAAAAATTCTTGATTTATTGCAAAAAAAGAGTTGTATAGTAAACTTTGAAAATGAACGAGTAAAATTTCCACCTTCTATTGTCGAGGAATGTTTGTCAACTCTGCCAAGCCAAATCCCTATTTTCAAACGAGATGGCGATCTTGCTTTTATTTTAGGAGATGGAGGACGGTATTGCGTTAGTGGTCATAACGCGGTTTTCGTCCTGGTAAACGAAACCGGAGAACGTCGTAATTCAACTGTTAAAGATGTTGAAAATTTTGCCATCCTTTCTGATAAACTTTCCGAAGTTGATATGGTGGGGGTTCCGGTTATGCCTCAAGATGTAACCCCCCAAACCACCCTCCTTTATGCAATTCAAGCAATTCTTGAAAATTCCAAAAAACCCATCTTTTTCTCCTCTGAAAGTGAAATAATCAATCAAGCAGTTATAGATATGGGTAAGGTCATTACCGGAAAAGAGAAATTGAAGGGTTGTTCTCCAATGATTAGCCAACTCTCAACCACCAGTCCACTCTATTGGGAAAGGGGAGCAGTGGAAGCTCTTTACATCGTTGCTCAGGAAGGGATTCCCCTTGATCTCCTTCCTCAACCAATTGCGGGAGTAACAGCACCGTATACTTTAGCCGGTTTATTGACAGTTCATAATACCGAAGTCCTTTCTGGAATAATAATATCTCAACTGATTCACCCTGGAACTCCAGTTATTTATGGTGCTGCTTGGACAACTTATGAAATGAAACAAGCCAATGTCCTGATTGGACGGCCTGAATCTTCTTTACTTAGAATTGCTGGTGCCCAAATGGCACACTATTATAACATCCCCAGTCATACAACCGCACCAGACAACGATGCCAATTCACATGATGAACAGGCTGCATGGGAAAAAATGCTTTCAACCCTTGCCGGAATCATTGGCGCTAATGACATGATTGTCAATTTAGGAATGTTTGGAACAGGAATGACTATCAGCCTGGAGCAACTGGTTATGGACAATGAAATGTGTCGAATAGCCAAACGATTCCGTCAAGGAATCGAGGTAAATAAAGATACACTAGCTCTTGACTCTATTCTTCAAGTCGGACCACGAGGTGAATATCTCACTTCGGAACACACCCTCCATCATTTGCGTAGTGGTGAGCATGTCCCTCTTGATGTGTCAAATGGAACAAATTTTGAAGTTTGGAAGCAAAAAGGATCAAAAAACACTACGGAAAAATCCTCTGATTTGGTATCATCCATCCTTCTCGGTGGCTGTCAGAATCCACTTTCTCAAGACAAACAAAAAGCAATTCAATCTATTATCAACCAATATGAAAAAAAACTAGGCCTACGATAG